The genomic DNA aaatcaagcactaatgaaGACATCGGACCAAAACTTAGCACGTATAATGACTTCAAGGTCTGCCATCTCTTGCCCATAAATGAACGATATCAGACCATAAATTTTTAAGCCCCAGATACCGCATATGTGAACCCAGTGCCTACTACTAGTCCCTCCAGTCCATATTCCTAATATAGAGTATTCAGactttccagttgactttagcAACTCTCTAAATTGGCCACTATGtgcgatattttaatgaaatttaatgttttcttAGCCCCTAATAGGTATATCTTATTTCTCCCTCATTTTCTGTATATTTTAAAAGTCGTcccagtttgtatagcagctttaTGGTATAGGGGTTTGACTTCAATAGTTATTCCAGAGATAGAAAATAAtccgtgctaaatttcgtgaagatatcccgacaaaaacaaaaactctcgcaacctgttgctacagagtataatagttttgttcacctaacggttgtttgtatcacctacaactaatcgagttagatatagggttatgtatatgtaaattatcaggttgaagagacgagttgaaatctgggtgactgtctgtccatccgtccgtccgtccgtgcaagctctaacttgagtaaaaattgagatatctttatgaaacttggtagacatatttcttggtaccgtgagacggttggtattgcagatgggcgtaatcggaccactgccacgcccacaaaacgccattaatcaaaaacaaataaattgccataactaagctccgcaataagatacaagactgttatttggtacacaggatcacatttgggagggacatctgcagttaaaaatttgtttaaaaagtgggcgtggtcgcgcccactaagaggtttaatgtgcaCATTTCCTAAACcgataaagctataataaaacaagtaaggaagggctaagttcggatgtaaccgaacattttatactctcgcaaatttattgtatactcgtttgtggattgaccgatattttcggtagaaggtcaactataagcactgtggtccacatattcagtacctaaaggcttgaacagttttggttcgatttagaaaatttttgccataactaagctccgcaataagatacaaggttgttatttggtacacaggatcgcattaggtaggggcatctgcagttaaattttttttaaagtgggcgtggtcccgcccctagtaaatgggctaaatcggactacaaccacgcctatttcccatataacaccattttcaaatccatctgattctttcactttccactatgcatatcaagcaacaatgattatatcggggtataactttgcgagaataatatgtttaaagtatgccaccttgtgaccaaaaattgtcttaatcgaaccaaaactgttcaagcccctaggtactgaatatgtggaccacagtgcctatagttgaccttctagcgaaaatatcggtcaatccacaaagaaatctcaaacgaatataccatttgactttgcgagagtatgaactgttcggttacatccgaacttagcccttccttacttgttataagaTAGAAACATtgaaagcaaagcgttcattCTGGCATACTGTTGCTTTCTTGGCTTTGTTGTTAAAAAATGAATTGTCAAGCGAAGCTAGGAAAGTTGTATATGAATGGGCCATAAATGTTAGAGCGTTCAGTCTGACATACCCTATGTTTCCTTCGTTTCGATGTCAAAGTAAAAACtgtcaatcaaatattttttgacatcACTTTGCCGATATTCATATGTGCCGTTCGTACggttttttattgcaaaaccgagacataatttttgagatatgtttattaatacttttatttcGCGTATCCCTCAAAGTATACTAAAATATTCAcccgaaaatatttaatttttttgagtggctttcattaaacaaattaatgtCTAAGTTCTGGCAACATTTTATATCTTCCGATCAACAGTTATTTTGTATACTTGTTCGAATTTTTTGCCTACTGCGTATTTCGAGGtgatcaattaaataaaaaaattgctaaagaagaatataatatttagaaatttgtatattatattatatatatggaatATTCAAgtcgaaataataatataaaagatttGGATTCCTGATacttataacaaatttttctgACGCTTTAGCCTCTTTAATAAATTCGTTTAGCGATTATAAAATCGTTTTGGCCAAAACTAAATCAAAAGTGTTATCTGGTGTTACAAAATGTAATACTAGACTAGAGTGTAACTTCACATGATATGAACTGTATCTCAAATGTAATATTAGCAGGATTTCCGTCTTACTTACTCGTAGTCGAGTACTCTTTAACATAATTAATATAGGGTTTAGTGGTattgcaaattaataaaaacaatccAAAAACTGTCCTTTGATCTCGACGTCCAAACAAtccaatattaatatattatataatatttttatatatcaccCAGATTTTAACAAGTTTCTTAAAGGGGTATATCCAGttgcaaatcaaaaaaaacgtgtttttgttttaagatttgtttccttttttttgaatagtcattttatttaataaataaatataaaaaatttacatttacagcctttaatgtactttaaaaatcgttgattttgaaaaattttggactcCCTTaatcccgtagccgatctccaggaggacctCCAAAAATAAGATGTCTGGCGGGgagaaagatttttctgcttaaaattatttgatatcctaaaatcaaaaaaaaaaaaatatctacaatagatgaatacaggtaatgatcgaagaactagtcaaaattttgatttttgacaaaatggcagcGTTTCGAGAATaacgtgtttaaagttttgggagtcGATTACattgagttaaaaaattctttaaagtatacttatatctccaaaactatttgccggatcaacatcaaaatttcagaaaacatttgcaaataaatgtactttttaaaatttggaaGTGGTTATACCTTTACCCCTAAATCTTTAGTATTCACTGAGAAGTCGAATAACCTGATACTTGACAACACTGAAAGCCGCCTTGACGTCTTTTGAATAGATCTACTCCGCAAAGGAGTAAAGACAACGCGGGTTAGGGAAGAAGaacgaaataaaaatagataaaataaaagtacaCATGAAAACAAGACAACAAGCGAATATAGAGACGTGGCGTATTAAGAAACACGGCGGGGTAAACTACTACTTAACACAGATGCTCTCCGGTCACAAgttatattaccgaaaatacTTGTACAACAGGGGAAAACAGAAAGTCCTGTATGTTTTTACAGGACGAACCACTAGACGACGCAAACCATACCTTATTTAAGTGCCGTCGACGGAAAGGAGCACGCAGAACATAAGAAGATAAACTGGATTAACTCAATACGGACaatctacaaaaacaaaagcttatGTACTACGCACTAAAAAAGGGACATGGCCAGAGAGCTTGTGCCCGGAGAATTCGAGTCAATAGAAGGTGAGCCAAATACTTGTAGTTTGATGCTGGCTATAAAATCATAGGCATTCCTGGACGCAGGTAGAGTAGAAACTGATCTGCAAAATGTCCAACTTGGGAACCTTGCCCTGAAGAAATGCGAAAGCGGCACGAGGCACGGGAAAGTATTTAAGTGGATACACTATTCACGTAGGATGACGATCCCTTTACGGTGCAAAaccctaaaacaaaaaaaattacttgtaaTTTATCAAATGGAAGCGATTTGAACTTGGTCATTCACAAACAGTAAACGCATTTGCTTTCCCACATATTCTCTTTGAACGCCTCCGAGTGATTTTTGGGGTTGAGCATATATTCTCaatttcttgtgaattgtaacATCTGTTCCATTGTTGGCATGTAATAATGTATTGTAATAACCTGATTCGAATGAGATAAGAGGCAATACTTATAATAAAATGcgtaataaattatgtaagtcCGGTCATGCCAACTTGTAATGAGCTTAGCTTTACATTGCCACGAGTTATTGGTCGTTAGGTGTTTTTTGAAATCACTTGAGCTCTCGTGGTACCTCAAAAGAGTCAGAAATATGCGTTTGCGTCAACTTGTCGAGGagtatttcaaaaattcaacattGCATGGAGCAAAATTTATTGTGGACAAAGATGCATCATGGATAGAGAGATTGTTTTGGACGTTATGTCTAGTGGCCTCGTGGCTGGCTTCCTGGCAGCTGATAAAGGTTTCATTgggtacatatttacattttcaatgTGATATGCTGAATcgctcatatatatttattaactctGTGTCTACTAGATGCTTTTGAGCACAATGCCATCAGTTTTGTGGTGGAGAGTTCCTATCGGGATTGGGACACCAATTTCCCGGCAATTGTTGTTTGTGAATCGAAAAACATGGATCGCATACAGGAAGTGGCGGAGCAGTAAGTGTTAAAATACCTAAAAGGATTTGCTCTAcgcttttaattgaaatattcacACTTTTCACCTTTTTACCAGACTCTGGGGCGCCGATCATGATTTCACATTGGAGGAAGTGCTTAGCGAAATTTCATTCTTTCGTGGCGAATCTTATCACACCGTGCATGAATGTGGCGGTGAGGAGCCGGCGGAAAACTGCTTTTACTCGAATTTCTCGTATTACGCTCAATTGGTGCGCAGCAGTTGTCAGGACTCAATACAAAATTGTATGTGGAATGACAAGGCCTTTGAATGTTGTAAATACTTCCATCGCATGGAAACGGAACTGGGCATTTGTTATGCCGTCAACTCCTTACAAGCGGGGTGTGTATTGCTTTTTCTTAATAAAGAATCGATCACAAACTGAAGACTTCCTCGAATTTCAGTAAAAACAATGGCCCCAAGCTGAATATGTACTCAAATCGCTATACTGGACCAGGATCCTTGAAAATGGAACTGCACACTGAAGCCACTGTAAGTACTTAAagcttataaaattaattattttgataaattttaagatgatgtgctttttttatacattaatgTTATATACAAATGAAGATGGCTAATCAAAGagagtaaaatattttgtaacctGTTACGATATATTACATATTCTTTCAACAATACAGGATGCGCCATCTTTTGTGTCATTATGCAAACACTTAATAACTTGGAGATATATTCATGAATCCGAATTCATCCGATCCATTTAAACCGAAACAACTCTTCAAAAAAGTGACATTTTACATTCAAAATAATCGTTCAGTTAtgcgtatgcaaaatttcagatcgatatctcaaaaaccgagaGTTCGCATACAAACGGTTATTTGGGGAACATAATTTTCATTCgagttttataaacatattcacATAACATAAATTGAATTCGATGGATGTTGATTCATTATATCAGCCAAAACGTCTTGAAGGTAATTGGTTTCCACCAGCCGGAGCGCTATATCGCAGGGCGCATAAAACTTATGAATTTCTGCAGCAAAAACTTCCATGGGTCTGTAGCCAAAAAAGCGCAGAATTTATTGGTCACGCAGATCTTCCGATTTGACTACTTCTGACTTCTTTTTGAGGGGTTATTAGAAAATGAAGCCTTCGCCAGCGGCGCTCGGAGTATTGACGAGCTTAAAATAAACAGTCGTTTTTACATAAACCCCATATCGTTCGAGATATCTAAAAAGTAATGGGCAAATAAAAATGCTGTGGCCATTAAAGTGGGCCCATTGGCTGATGTATTCAgtctaaataaattcaaaaaattaacttaaaatatcGCAAATATAAAAGGCTGTTTTTTGAAAGCATAAGACGTAATATGTCTTACCCTGCACTTTTGAAGtacttattttcaaatttatttatttcctttgTTATTGTCTAATTTAAGGTTTTTATTCTTGGTGAGGAGGAGGTACCAACTTTTGTTACTCCCAAAACGGATTACCTATTAGTTGGGCCGTACGTGTCATTTGTGTAAGTTGTGTGAATTTTTACAAAACTCAGAAAGAGTTCTTGCATATTAAGGTAGGTTTATTAAGGattaataatgaaatttggCTTAATTTTTGTGGCATCACTTCATTCAAAAACACAttgatatgtaggtatatgtataaaaaagttataattttacatttcgaaATTcttaagatatgtatatatcagtTCGGCAGCCATCACAGTTTCTATAATGtctacaacaaaattaaaaggtAACTAATAGTTTATCAACCTATTTCCCTAAGTCGCCACATATCCAAGCGAGACATTCAAAACGACGAACAAATTCGTGCAACGAGTGTGGCTCAGCGCAATTGTCGATTTAGTGATGAAAATAATTTGGACGTCCACCGCTACTACAGTTATTCCGCTTGTACAGTGCAATGCCGTAAGGATCGCCAGATCGAATTCTGCAATTGCTCTAGTCATCTTTCACCGAACACACCAGATTGGCAGATGTGCAATATGGATGGGTTGGAGTGTTTGAATCGCAATTACGAAGATTTATCGGTAATCATTGCTAAGTGGTCACGCGGACGCAAAGGGCTGGTGTGCGATTGTCTGCCTTCCTGCACAGAAGTTGACATTTCTACGGTGCATGACAGCAAAGAAAAGTAAGCAAAGAATAAAAGTTACAACCCAGTCAGCATTTGACAGATGGCTGGTCACATTGGCGGATATTTAACGGTAGTGTGTAGATAAGTGTAATGCGTTTCTAACTCTTTCACGATGACATTCGCATAATGTTCGTGATCAAAACTCGACAGTAGGTATATATGGTAATATGTATTGCTATTGTGACTCGCTTTATATTCATAAAGAAGTTCGCGCCAGAGGATTCGATCTATTCAGTAAGCCGACTCAACTTTAAGTCCGTTATGTTTGCAAATGCCGACTGGGAAGGCTAACAgtgattaatataaaaattaaaccaaaataaatatttgtatttcagCATTTTAGAGAATCAGAATCCATTGGCTAAAGTTGAGATTTCGCTTATTGAATTGCCCACAGAGCGCTATAAGCGAAATGTTGTGCGTGGAAAGTTGGATCTAGTGGGTATGCgagttatttcaattaatttatattttaatatatatttattgttgtgttATTCATAAACATGTCTACAGAATTCTGTTTGCAATCTTAATATATGTTTCGGATTAAAAGACCATTCGTCAATATTATTGCAATTCTTTCAGTGTCAATTGGCGGCACTACCGGCCTTTTCGTTGGCGCCAGTCTCTTGAGCTTCGTGGAgattatttattacattacaATTCGCCCTTATGGCACCATGGTGTCGGAGAAGCGACAATTGCGTCAAAAAATGCTGATTTCATAAAATACAACCACTGAAATGATAACGAAGACAAGCAGCGACTTCTCGTAGCTCTTTTCTTTGCCTTCTAATTAACtgctaataaaattaataaataaaaccacTTTGGCGTCAAGAAATTTATGTGTGATTTTTTCAACTttgaaaacaatacaaatatggTGCATATGTATTTGGATTACAGTTTTTATTAAGATGGAAATATAGAACGTTTTTGATTGACTCGACACTTGTAACCTGGGAAATGTGAACAACCCTTATTGACAACAAAAGGGATGGTTGCCAACATCGTCTGCCTTGTAACAAACGAATTGCTATATGATCATCTCTGATTTTATAGTGAGTTTTCTCACAAGCGGTTTGAGGTAGGGAATATCCGgcaattttatttagtaaatttctATTCTAATGtttttacacacatatgcatatacattttaATCACTATCGAATCTGATTTAAGTCTTATAACAATCTTTTTGCTTTTAGATATAATTTTGGTAGAAGAATTTGCCTTTTGCTCAAAATAGGATGTTGGGTAACATCCATacctatttttataccctgaacagggtatactaagtttgtcacgatgtttgtaacaccaaaacGGAAACTTCGGAGATATTACAAAGTATGTattaatacttatgtatatatatatatttatatataagtgattaacgtgacgagctgagtcagtTTAGGCATGTCCGTTAGCCATGTATACTCGTGTATTTTGAAGGTTACGTGTCattaaaaattgtagaaaactaaaaaaaggcTGTTTTTGGAAAGTGTTTTTTCAAGAAACTTAGGATGATgatatgaatttattaaaaatggtgCCAAAAAGGTTGGATGAATTGTGTAAAACATTATAAGGCTGCACAAAACTAAATAACAGAACATGCTCTGTACTtgtttaagggggtattctagtctagaagcatgaatttcaggtaattttcaaagtgtcgtaaaaaaggcacttcatatttttactatccATTTTTTGATTAGTTGTTTATTAACATTTCAATAGTacagaaaaacttaaaaaaataaaaaataatgaaaacaagtaaggatgggctaagttcggatgtaaccgaacattttatactctcgcaaagtcaaatggtatactcgtttgagagttctttgtggattgactgatattttcggtagaaggtcaactataggcactggggtccacatatttagtacttaggggtttgaacagttttagttcgatttagacaatttttggccgcaaggtggcatactttaattgcattattcacgcaaagttttaccccgatataatcattgttacctgatttgcatagtggaaagtgaaagaatcagatggaattgaaaatggtgttacatgggaaataggcgcggttgtagtccgatttcgcccattttcgcactatgacatagaaacataaaaagaacgttatgcaccaaatttggttgaaatcggttgagcagatctcaagatatggggtttcacctaaaagtgggctgtgtcacgcccacctctaattttgaacgcttttcctataaagtcatctcataccattccagaaataaaatttaatgtctctggcgtgtttagtgcttgatttatcgcgcttttagtagtttttaacagtaccgttatatggggagtgggcggagttgccacccgatttcaactattttcacaccgtcaatagaagggctaaaacatttgcttctagtgaattttgttattatggcattagcggtttaggagatatgcacattaaacctattagaggcgggaccacgcccacttaaaaaaaaaaagttttaactgcagatgcccctccctaatgtgatcctgtgtaccaaataacagtcttgtatcttattgcggagcttagttatggcaagttatttgtttttgattaatggcgttttgtgggcgtggcagtggtccgattacgcccatctgcaataccaaccgtctcacggtaccaagaaacatgtctaccaagtttcataaagatatctcaatttttactcaagttagagcttgcacggacggacggacggacagacatcctgatcatttatatatatataaccctatatctaactcgattagttttgggtgatacaaacaaccgttaggtgaacaaaactattatactctgtagcaacaggttgcgagagtataaaaattcgaaAACCAGCTGTATAAGTGGGAGatcttttttttaccttttttatactctcgcaacctgttgctacagagtataatagttttgttcacctaacggttgtttgtatcacccaaaactaatcgagttagatatagggttatatatatataaatgatcaggatgaagagacgagttgaaatccgggtgactgtctgtccgtccgtccgtccgtccgtccgtccgtccgttcatatctcctaaaccgctaacactataataacaaaattcactagaagcaaatgtttttagcacttctattgacggtgtgaaaatagttgaaatcgggtggcaacttcgcccactccccatataacggtactgttaaaaactactaaaagcgcgataaatcaagcactaaacactccagagacattaaattttatctctgagatggtataaattggctttataggaaccgcgttcaaaattagccagtgggcgtggcacagcccacttttaggtgaaaacccatatcttgagatctcctCAAccaaatttcaaccaaattcggtgcataacgttcttttcatgtttctatgtcatagtgtgaaaatgggcgaaatcggactacaaccacgcttacttcccatgtaacaccattttaaattccatctgattctttcactttccactatgcaaatcaggtaacaatgattatatcggggtaaaactttgcgtgaataatgcaattaaagtatgccaccttgcggccaaaaattgtctaaatcgaactaaaactgttcaaacccctaagtactaaatatgtggaccccagtgcctagagttgaccttctaccgaaaatatcagtcaatccacaaagaaatctcaaacgagtataccatttgactttgcgagagtataaaatgttcggttacatccgaacttagcccttccttactttttgattgtttcgaatttttattaatagtaaaaattgcaatttgGGAACATGGCTAGCTCCTGTAGATAAGTCTACGAAGAGGACTCTCTTAAAATTTCAGGTAAATCGGTAGAACCGGTATAACTTGAGAAATCGTTGGTAtcgtattaaaaaagaaattttcaagaaatacacgcttaaagttttaagttaaaACCAAACCGGCGAACTTGTAACTATTTAAACTGTCCAAATGCGTAagataattttttagatttattaaaGTTTCTAGTGTAGACTACCCCCTTAATCTAGAATATAGAATTTCAAAGGGCTTTAACTTATTGTCGGAGAGACTGcatttataatttacataaatatttccaCAAATAAACGAATTGTGTAACAGCAACAAATAAAACTGTACGTACATAGGTATGTTTCTTATCAAACGTGAGAAACGCAATTAGATATTTTGTTccgaaaacaacaacagaaaattactttgtaaataaatatttttaacgatatcggcaacaaaataaaaacagatgTATGTAACAAACAAACgccacataaacatatgtatatatgtatgtgcttgcaTAAGTTTGTAAACATCTGaatctgtatatataatacttattgcacttattgctcgataaaTATCGGCGACAGTTGATTCGAGAAGCTCTACGAATTTGGACGGTCGCCAAAACATAGACACATTGTAACGCTGAACTGGTGGAAATTAAGGCAAAAGTGAATTTTTCTGTATAAATACAAGAAATCAACAATTTTAGAATTACAAAAGAAAAGCGAAAATGTCACTAAATATTGCCGATTTAGATAAAAGTTCTCCAGCGGCAACCAAAAAGCTGCTAACGAACGCAGAATGCCAACAAATTCTGGCCAAAGCCTGTGTAACGGCGTCTAAGTTGCAGCTAAAAGACTTTCTACTGACGCCGGCCGAGAATGCATGTGGCTATCTTGGCGAATATTATCATCTGTTGGTGCAGTACAGCGTCGTTGAGGCagatgaaaacaaaaatgtaagttTTGGCGTTAACAGCCCAATTTGTGGCACACTTTTGGGCTGAAAGTGTGTGAAATTAGTTCTATACATGTTGCTTGTAAAATCGCAGCTAGCTGATGGGCGCGAAATGCGCGAACTGCGTGCTTTCGTCAAACGTGTGCCCCAGGCTAGCGCAGAGCCTGAGAAGGAGGCGATATTTCGAAAAGAGGCAGGGTTGTATGTAACACTTTTGAAGCAATTACGGAAATACTGTAAGTacaataactttttaaattaacttgATACTAAAACTGGTTCTTTTGTTATTTCAAACACAAAGTCTTCTTTGTTCAACTGAAAAGTGATTAAATCATATTTTGagacttttcaaaaaattatttgctgcAAATTCTTCCAACGCGCAGTTCTAATCACGtaacaaatacaaaactttTCTTAGAAgtgcttgattttgatcgttcagtttgtgtggctgctatatgctatagtgattcgacctcaacaatttcttcgcagattacACGATtgctatacaaaataataagaaCTTGATTACGATCACTCAATTTGGAGGGCAGCTATATGATGGCCTGATAtctgcggttccgacaaatgagcagcttcttgggaagaaaaggacgtgtacagttcagttcgatatctcaaaaaatgagtgactagttcgcgtatatacagacagacggacatggctaaatcgactcagtccGTCATGCgaatcataaatatatatattttatagattcCCAATGAGACAGTATTTCGCTTCTTCAAAGTCCACTGTGTCGACTGTTCCTTGGTTTTTTTGTACCAATGGTTTTGTTGAAGGTGAAATCGGACCGCCGCGTATATGAAGTAGTTTGCAACCAAA from Bactrocera oleae isolate idBacOlea1 chromosome 3, idBacOlea1, whole genome shotgun sequence includes the following:
- the ppk13 gene encoding sodium channel protein Nach, coding for MRLRQLVEEYFKNSTLHGAKFIVDKDASWIERLFWTLCLVASWLASWQLIKVSLDAFEHNAISFVVESSYRDWDTNFPAIVVCESKNMDRIQEVAEQLWGADHDFTLEEVLSEISFFRGESYHTVHECGGEEPAENCFYSNFSYYAQLVRSSCQDSIQNCMWNDKAFECCKYFHRMETELGICYAVNSLQAGKNNGPKLNMYSNRYTGPGSLKMELHTEATVFILGEEEVPTFVTPKTDYLLVGPYVSFVRHISKRDIQNDEQIRATSVAQRNCRFSDENNLDVHRYYSYSACTVQCRKDRQIEFCNCSSHLSPNTPDWQMCNMDGLECLNRNYEDLSVIIAKWSRGRKGLVCDCLPSCTEVDISTVHDSKENILENQNPLAKVEISLIELPTERYKRNVVRGKLDLVVSIGGTTGLFVGASLLSFVEIIYYITIRPYGTMVSEKRQLRQKMLIS